The Emys orbicularis isolate rEmyOrb1 chromosome 4, rEmyOrb1.hap1, whole genome shotgun sequence genomic sequence CAACAGAAACTTGTGGGTTACAGAGCAAATGTGAGCCCAGAGACAAACCAGCTTTCTGCATATAGTCTTCATCTGATTTGTTCCCCAAGTGCCCAGCAACCCCAGTAGAAGGTCCTTAAATATGGCATGGATGTTGGAGGTAAAAGTAAAAGAAATTTAGAGCCTTTATAATTCACCATTATAGGAAGAAACCTTTGTCTTCAGGTTtggctttttgatttttttttattctgttaaattcaagaagtgtgtgtgtgtgtgtgagagagagcgagagagagcgagagagagagagtgtgtgtatgtagatctttttttaaatacaaaacaaaaataaaggaggAGCATAAAGAGGAAAGAGATAAACCTACTAAGGGACTGGGGGGAAACTACAATAAAATACCACTATTCCTCTAGGGGGAAAAGAGATATAGGCAAATACAATACACACTGGATATAAATGTCATCCTTCTGACATAGTATAATATACACTACAAAACAGCATCCTTATCACAAAACACTCCACAGAGAGTGTCAATCATCAAAGAGACACGGATGAGTTTAAGGTAAGATTTAAAGACAGGAAGTGAGTTAGGCGCTATGAGAGAAAGCAAGTTAAGCGATAGCAGAAGTAGGAAAGTTACCTGAAATGggggatttcagagtagcagctgtgttagtctgtatccgcaaaaagaacaggagtacttgtggcaccttaggtgccacaagtactcctgttctttttttttttaaatgagggagATTCACAGAATGAGGACAACAAAGTGGAATACAATTTGGTTTCATACAGCACCTTTCATGCTGAAGGGGTGATATCTGGCCCCCtataaatcaatggcaaaattcccattgacttcaatggggccaggatttcacccaaaattTCCTAAAGCACCTTAATAAAGAGCTGAACAGTGATAATAAATGGACTGTACAAGCAAAGGGAGCAGCCAATACACTCTGGATAATATATCATATACAGCTTTGAACATTAAAATCTGTCACAGCACAAGAGAAAGGATGGTTTATAGTTAAGGCTCTAACCAGGGAGTCAAAAGATCTTTGTTCATTTTTCTGGTTCTGCTCCAGACTTCCTTCATGATATTAAGCAAGTCATAACATCTCtatgccccagctccccagctgccaaATGTGGTAATAATATTTACTTTCTCctactttttcttatatatttaagctgtaaattctttggggctgAGACTGTCCCTTGATATGTATATGTACAACATCTAGAACGATGGGACCATGACTTCAAATTGGTGTCTATAGACACTGCCATGACACaaataaatgaaacaaattaATATAGTCATAATAAAGAGAATATGGGGTCCAAGAACTCATCTCTGGCACTGAGAATACTAGCCATGGGACCTTTAACTCACTCCTGGAGAGCAATCAGAAGTGGGCAAGAACCTTGGATTATCATCTCAGCCCAATGAGGGCACCTCTGGCAGTGTAGCACTCCCAAATACTGCATTgcattcagagattccaaggccagaagggaccattgtgaaaaTTTAGTCTAACCCccagtatatcacaggccatagaacttccctgaaaaaaaaatcctagtgcATGTCTCTCAGAAATGGGAGTGAACCATTGAGAGGGAACCTCTTAAAGTTAGGTTCTCTCAGTCCAGATGCCTAACCAAACTTTCTCTAAAGTATGCCAGTGTATTTGGTCTGCAAAATTGACTGGGAACCTTACAAGAAGAGTGTTTCTTGTCACATTTCCAGTCCTGCCCATTTCTGTCTGAGCCAGGGCTGCGCCAGAATGTCATAATGAACAACGTGGATATTTCAGCCAGAACCaaaataacatttcttttttAGTCCGAGGTGGAGACACAACTAACTACTTGAGAAAAAATGCTCATTTCAGCATCCCAGATGCATTGATTTACTCAGCCTGCTTTGCAATACTCCACTGAGCAAAATAAATGGCTTCTTTCAAAAAAGTAAAGCATCCCATATTTTCTCAGGTGGTATGAATAATTTTTAACATGGCCTTGGAAGATTGCAAGTTAGGTGCGTGGTCACGCCCAGTGCTACTTACTTGCCACTAGAACAGAgaagaaaagtgtgtgtgagagagtataTAAATAGCAcgttgtctctctctttttttagcaGTTGAGGCGGCACCTGATTCTGCACACCAAAACGCCTAGGGGAGTCAATGGGGATTGACTGAATGCGGCAAAGACTCCTCTGAGCTCTCACAGCAAAAGCTTTACAGTACAAAGGGCGTTTCCCTTCGCCAGCATGGCTTCGTTTTTTGGAAAAATCATTATGGTTCGCCTTCCAaaactgcatatttttatttttattttctgatagATTTTTCGTAAGCTATTTCATTTGAAGCCTGAGTAAAAATGGGTTCGAACAAATTGTCAGCTCTTGATCGAATTCACTAGCAGGAATATATAATGTTACCTCTTTTCCAATACAGTATGTAGGGAAGAGTATAACACAGTTGTAAGACACTGGTTTACccgcaaacattttaaaatccagaatGCACACGCCTAGAGGAAATTCCCTTCAATTTAATATAGATTCCAACAGCTGTAATAGGATGCACAACTTTCATTTAGTTGGGACACATTCGTAATGGAATTTTCTGTGGATGTTCCTAAATCTTCTCAAACTGCATCAAGCAGTAATTACTTAAAAAGAGCTCGATACTTAAGTAAAGGCGCTTCTTAGACCCACAGGAAAACCATATTCTTGGAATAAGTGAACAATGGAAATAAGAAtaaacaatacaaataaacatCGCCTCAGGAAACATTATTTTAATTGAATTATGTGCACGAAAATTTACGATGATACCAAGTGGATTGCATGTTTTTTAGTGAAATGACTGCTCAGACAACTCAAAATGCGAATAGCTTTTTCATGAAGCCTGAGAGAGGAGTTGAGGAATTCATTCAAACTATAACCTAAATTTTGGGACTGATGCTACTCCTATTGGAGTCCATGTAAATttagccattgattttaatgagagcaggatctggctcttTACCTGGACACCATGAAATGAATTAGACATCGATTCTGCAAAGAATATATGTGTTTTTATGTACACGTACACAGAGCGTGTAAACACACATAGGCATGATACTGTCTatatatacagtgtgtgtgtacgtacCTAGAGAAATATAAATCCTATGTTCGTATTATAATGTGATACGATTATATAGTATTTTCTGTATATACGGGGCATACAAATTGTATATATGCGTTATGCAAGTTGCAGTTACAGAGACCTGGGAATTGGCAGTGTAACCTTACAGATAATAGCAACTATAAACAAAGTCACTTGTGCTTTATACGCAATAATTGAGTTATTAAGCGTATTACGCACTGTTCAACCTGCGTCTCTTCTTGAAAAACGTCCCACCTGATTCTGAAAGTGACTATTCGATACAATACCTCTTTATCAAAGAATTTGATCTCGCCATTTGCCAAATGACCACTGATTAGCAGCGTTGTTTAAGGGAACCGACACCTGAAGACATTAAGAACTTATAAATGGATATATATCTCGGTGGTTTAAATGCTCATAAAAAAGTATTCTAGCTGAAGGTGGAAATCTGAGATAGGAGACATTAAAACTAAGGGAGAGAGACGCAGAATTTAAAATGTATCCAAGTAGATCCCAATCAAAACAAGCCATAATACACTTGGGGTTATTACATTTTCCTTTGAAACCAAATATTCCGAAGAGATAACAAAAGGTAGGTATATTTAGACAGTTCAGCTGTTATAAGGAGACCGTTTCTTGTGCTATTTGAGAAAACTCTAAGAGTAAGAGCAAATATTTGATGCTGAAGAGCTCTTAAGGCTTGAAGAGTACCATTTACTTATTTCTACACATCAGTGTGGGCTTAGGATGTTAAATAGATTAAAAGGCTAAGAGAGGTCACTGAAGTAGAGACTTTCTTTCTCTCATCCTGACTTTTTTCCCTTACAAAGTTTTTTACACTTTCTTTAGAGGGTGCTTGGCAAACTTCATTTAAGAGCCACCTTGACTACAGTACAAATGTGTGCCTCTGTGAACTCCAAAAACCCCCAGCGCAGTAAGAATATATTTGCATTCGGGGGCGAGATATTAATAAATACTTTTCGGTGTCTTTTATTTGGGGGGGCCTTTACAACTCCAGTTCAACATATTGCCTCGCTTCATTGGTACTAGCACTACTGGTTGCCTCTGTATGGCCCCAGGGCCCGACATATTAAATATGCTTTTAGTATAATCTCATTGCTTTGTTTGCAGCGGGATCTGAATCCATTACAAACGACCAGTAAGCTGTTATCAGTCATAGCTCGGGAGCGCCGCAATACAATACACATTTTACTATACATACCTTGTCGAGTGCAGTTTATGGATCTCTGCTGGGATTAAATGATTAGGAGATACAGGGCCCCCTATCTAGGAATGAGCTGTTCCATGAAGGGAAAGCAAGGCATTTCAATTTAATCTCATTTAAAAAGACATAACTAATAAATTTGTATGGACTAGGCTGCAGTAGACGTAAAGCAGAGTCGATAGTGGTTCAAATCCCATTGAACCCTATTGAAAACCATGACAACAAGAAACAAGCTCCGATTTATCCCGGAGAGTTAAAGAACATTGTGAGGAGGCGTCAATCACCTATTATTCCAGATCTGAACAAATGCAAAATCTTGACTGGAACAAATGCTTCCAACAGGTCCAGGACATAGGGCTACATTTCCCCTTTGTTCACAGGCTAGCAGTTGGCATGTATTTGTGTTCCCCTCGGTCCGACCACCCAGGACGTTTGGGAGGCTGATCTTGGAACAGGGAAGATAACTACTGTCACCAGGCACGCTTGATAGGTGGCTCCAATAATCATGGCCTGGGAATCTTTTATATGGAGCCTGTCCAGTCTCCAAGAAATATGCAGGAAGTTGGCCAAAGGGAGCTTTGGGCCCTGTTCATCTAGCCCACAAATCTGTCAGATATAAATCTGTCTCGTTCCCTTGCCATTATCGCTCTATTTACATTTTCCCTATCTAGTGTAACTGGTTCCAGAAGCGATACCcggagcagtggggtggggggttaataTCATGGGTAGTGGAGCATTTGTTTGGTGTGTATACAGGCACATTTGAAACATTACAAGCCAGATATTAAGCTAGTATGTAAATATGACCATGTATGTTTCACAGGCATAATCTGGAACTCACTTTTTAACCGATCTTGCTGCTTTGTTTGTACTTTTGACGCGGTCCAAATGAAAGGAGCGCTGCTTGGGAAAGGAAGTGTCGCCTTTCATAAAGGGCCCCTGTTGCCCTCTATTTACCAGGAGCCAGACTTGTacgtttctccccctccctggtgCGACACCAGCTCCAACGGGTGGGGATCGCTTGGAGATAAACTCGCCCTAGGCAGGGAGAGCGGTTTGTGACTCACAGCCACGTGGGATTGCTCTGGCTGGGGTGCGAGCCACCATCGCTTGGTTTGATGCATGGAAATACGGGGAATAATCCCACCGATTTAAACCAGAAGCGGGGGAAGGGGCTTGACCCCAGACTGGTGAGCATCGATTATTTATGGCTCGATCATGCAGTTCAGACTACAGGCTCAGGCCTGTCATATTGCTATTTAACGTATGAAAAACTGACTGGGCCTCTCTTTTGAACCTAAAGTCTCTATCAAAATACCAGTTTGCACAAAGTTAGACAATGCCCGCTGGCTTGATTGATACCTGCTAAGGGAATGTATATGTGACAAGGCTACATTGAACATTGAATGTATATGTGACAAGGCTACATTTGCCTCCTACACTGAAGCCTTTTCAAGGCCGATACATTGAAGTCGATTGAAAACACCCCCGATGACTTCAGCGTTGCAGGGTGGCGGCCAAAGAAAATTCCTAACGTACCACGAGTTTCACACACACCAGAAAGTCGATCTGTCAGATGAAACCGCCGCGTGTTAGTGCCTCGCCCGGCCGCGTGGTTCAGAACAGACCTGCTTCAGAGCGAGAGTTTGCTCCTGCGATTTACCTTGGCCCCGTCCCTTTTAAATTGCGTCCATCCGCAACAAACCAACCCCACCCTGCGCCTGCTCGCGTCTCTCGCTTTCCAGGCGGCGCGGGTTTCGGTCACTGCCATGCCTGGCGTGAGAGATCCGACCGTGGAGCGCTGCAATGTCACATGATGCTAAAAATAGCTCCTCGTTGTCTGAAATGGCCATTTCTCGGGCAAggttttgcgccccccccccctccccaagtttaCACGAGCCCCTGGAAAGGCAGGAGCAGACATCCTGACGGGAGTGAAGGTGTTTCCTAGAGCGGACCCATTTTTCTAGTGGAAACAAACGGCTCGAGGTGTGAAACAGCCCCGGTGGCTTAGCAAACCtgccagaggcatgggggctagCTCCATGTGCTGCGGTGAACGAGCCAAATGAAGGCCAGGAATAAAACCAATAATGAATAAATTCCTGCctggggcgggcgggcggggggctgGCCAAGCTCTGTGGATGTTCCTGCGCTAGCAGGGACGGTGGTGGTTTTGGTGGTGTATGGAGGGGGGCGGTTGTTGGTCACCACATACCACCCAAGATGTTATTCACTGCTAACAATTACCATTATCTGTCCCCACTTTGGGCTAATCAGACAGAATATGTAATGATGAAGCCCGTTTCCTGCTGTCTTTGGGAGGTAACGGGTTATTCTCTCGGCGGGGTTACACCTACTCCCATTAGAGCTTTAGCACTTGACTAATTCAGGTACTTAGCATCCCCTAGACAGGGACGGTTTGAAAGCGGGCAGTGTTTGCAGTGGGGAGGACTGTTTATATAAACAGGGCACCTCTGTAAACGACACTAATATTTGGGCTTCGGCTGGGATGGAGCGAGCATCCCCTTGAGTCCGCAGGTTCCCGAGTAGCTTGGCGCAGTTACTTTGTAGCTCGGGGAGAGTTTGTGGCAAAGGCGGCCGACCCTACAATGGCCACAGCTGGCAGGATCAGTTTTACGGTGAGGAGCATTTTGGATTTACCGGAGCAGGATGCTAACAACAGCAAGCCGGACTCGGATCGCCACCCGTCGGGGAAGTACGCCAGCTCGCCGTACGGGGAATGGATCGAAAGAGACAGAAACCATTATCTGTGTGAGTATGAAAGAAACAGGACCTCGCAAGCGTAAAATACCTTTTTACCGGGGCCAATTCAACACTCCGCAGGAGCCAGACTGGATTTCTTGGAGAACACTGATTGAATTGCAGCAATAAAACAGCAGGAAAATACTGACAACACGCTTAAGGGCATATAGGTAGATATAGAGAATTAGATCTAAAGATAGATATGCGTATAGGTGCACCTATATATGTATGTAAATGCTCACCTATATACACACTATAAGCTTTAAAGTTTATCAGAATTGTCCTTCTCTTTTCTTGTTGCAATTCTATATATAGTGGGGAGGTTCCAAATCTAATACACGTGCTCTGAGATTCAATCTATACCCACGTACAACATATAAACGGCGGGTAGCCTAATAGAATCCAAGTGTGGGTAGAAATAGGCATATACACAAGTATGCGTGTATTTATTATTAAGCTGTAACTTTTATAGATTATGATACGTGCATAGACGTTACACAAAAAATAACGTATCCCCCAGACCCATGCTTCATATTAAAGTAACGGAGCTGCAGACGAAGAGAGATACAGGAACAAAAATTATTGAAAGAAACAGGGTCGCTGTTATAATAACCTTACGGCATACCGATATACACATTATAGTAACCTCTGCAGGGTTTACATATTGTACATCCACAGAGATTCGATCTTGCACACAATACAGCTGCTATATGTGGATACACTAGGCAAGCCTGTCTTTTAGGTTTAATTTGTTCCCAAATCGGGATTTTAGATCGAATCTCCTGGtctctattagaattctttcgGGCTTTTAAACAACGGTGGCTTTCACTGTTCCAATCAGAATGACCCAGGAGCACCTTGCTCACACCAGCATCCCTTCCCCATCTTATTTGTGGGGCTATCGGTACCCGAGCCTGGTGGCGGCGGCTCCTTGCTCTCCCTCTAACCGTGCCACTGTTATTGCTGTCCCCAGCTTCGGATGAGAGCGGTCCAGAAACGAGTTTACCCGATTCCACCCAAAGATCGCACCCGCCCCACGGCCCGGAAGccgagaaaaagaaaaagaggcgAGTGCTCTTCTCCAAGGCACAGACCCTGGAGCTGGAGAGGCGGTTCCGGCAGCAGAGGTACCTCTCGGCCCCGGAACGGGAGCAGTTGGCCCATTTGCTCAGCCTGACCCCCACGCAAGTAAAGATCTGGTTCCAGAACCACAGGTACAAAATGAAAAGGGCTAAAACGGAGGGGTCCTGCAGCACCGAACTCagccagccccctctgctccggAGAGTCGTGGTGCCAGTGCTGGTCAGGGATGGCAAACCGTGCCAGAGCTGTACCACCAGCCCGGGAGCGGCAGCGGCAGCGGCGCAGGACAAGCTGGGCTGCCACACACAAACTGCTTTCACAATCCAAGGATACCAAGCCTTCCAGCCCAGCTCCGCCGCTGCCCTGAGCCTCTTCCCTGCCTACCAGCGCTTAGCACACCCTGCAATAGTCTCCTGGAATTGGTGATGCTGCCTAACCTTCCTGAGCTGAACtgagaacaaaaaacaaacaaacaaacaaaatcaagaaTCAAGCGAATTCGTTGCCCCAAGCTCCTACATCAAGAATCTGGGATGAAACTGCAGGTGGATCCACAAGGGAGGCGAATCCACAGTGTAGACTGGTATTTGGGATGCAACCTAgggctgttttgttttattcaagCACATTGTGAGCATGGCTAGTCAGGgatgtgttttgttttcctttggggGCATCCGTTTTAGAGGATGGATGAGaaaacaattatatttttaaatcctatgCGACTCCTGTTTCCATTCGAAAGgctatttgtaaaataaatacacaaaataGTGGTTTGTAcctaaaatagtttattttaaaatagattattcttccagtgactaataaaccgatttttttggcaaataaaatcCGCCAGGACAAGTGTCTTTTTGAACATTGGATCTCACCTTTAGCTTATCCGTTGTGTGATGAAGAGTAAGATTCTCTTAAATGTGCTAAATAAATTACATGTTTGTCATTGTACTTGACCCTCACGCTCCAGTAAAACACAAAGTTTGCTACAAACACCTAACTTTAAACCTGATGACGTTATTatacctgcccccccccaaaaaaatcccttttaaatTAGTCTATTGTACATTCACTTGGGGCTATGATTTTTGGAGTCTAATGAGGTCTCATGTTTCTTTAATGTACTAAATGCTTGTTATTTCCCGATTAGGTTTTACCTATCTCTGTTTCCAGCTACAGAGTATGATATCTATTGCAATTCAGTCTCATTTGCACAGACATATTTTCACCAATTTCtatcattttttttccaaaacaggaTCCAGGCTATAGCGTCTCAGGATTTCAAGCAAATCTTCAGAATTATACTTACAGCTCACGGtatatttgtaatatttttagtATGAAAGGATTATCAAAAATAAGTGCGCTTTCCTTTGCTAACCACAGACTTGAAAATGTTTAAGGACAAACGAATACATCTTATTGTAACATACAAATGGCATTATGCCATTGGATTTATTCATTTCAAATGCAAGCAGTTGCCCTACCCAAAATCTTGGGAAAGATTCCTGAAATATTAGCCCAGTCCTGTTGTCCTGATTCAGACAAAACTCCCTTTTCGCTTCATCAGGAGCTTTGTCTGAGTAAATAGCCCAGAAGGGCCCCGTACATCTTGCATAGAAAATAGAGACATATTTGACGGAGCAAGATACACATCATCTACACAAGTTCGATGAGGGTAGCTGCAGAGTAAATGCTGCCGGAGAGAGGAGCTTCACATCAGAGCCGCGAGAGAAGTTAAAATGCGTGGCCATGTCTGCACTAAACCTTCACCCCTAAAACCTCTCCTCATTGCTCTGCCGATGGACAGTTGTAACAGGGTCAagcttaattt encodes the following:
- the NKX2-8 gene encoding homeobox protein Nkx-2.8 — encoded protein: MATAGRISFTVRSILDLPEQDANNSKPDSDRHPSGKYASSPYGEWIERDRNHYLSSDESGPETSLPDSTQRSHPPHGPEAEKKKKRRVLFSKAQTLELERRFRQQRYLSAPEREQLAHLLSLTPTQVKIWFQNHRYKMKRAKTEGSCSTELSQPPLLRRVVVPVLVRDGKPCQSCTTSPGAAAAAAQDKLGCHTQTAFTIQGYQAFQPSSAAALSLFPAYQRLAHPAIVSWNW